A stretch of Aythya fuligula isolate bAytFul2 chromosome 1, bAytFul2.pri, whole genome shotgun sequence DNA encodes these proteins:
- the PHC1 gene encoding polyhomeotic-like protein 1 isoform X1, with translation METESEQNSGSSSGSSSSGGSTRPQISQMSLYERQAVQALQALQRQPNAAQYFHQFMLQQQLNSAQLHSLAAVQQATIAASRQASSPNTSTPQQTTTTQASINLATTSAAQLISRSQSVSSPSATTLTQSVLLGNTTSPPLNQSQAQMYLRPQLGNLLQVNRTLGRNVPLASQLILMPNGAVAAVQQEVPPTQSPGVHADTDQVQNLAVRSQQTSSTNAQLQSSAQKAALPGNSQASCLPQATSTGQTLAAAQVSSSSTGQSLNLSQGAAGSNGVSGGVVASSGSQTSTGLSQTASAGAAGSCQRKGTGVVQPLPVAAAQAVTISQGSQTETENAATKKGETDSGGQQTVGMNLTRTATPAPSQTLISSATYTQIQPHSLIQQQQQIHLQKQVVIQQQIAIHHQQQFQHRQSQLLHTATHLQLSQQQQQQQSPSLTQQQQQAQPPQQQAPPQNQQQAQTLVVQPMLQSQAQPVQLQQDSSCQPATKSPVPIQSKSMVTPIKPPQLGPAKMSAAQQPPPHIPVQVVGTRQQGSGQAQALGLAQIAAAVTTSRGMPAVVQPVSQGHAASPSSSAPPSSQEAPPLTTGVNLAQVQGTTHMVKSPASSPVVAQMPAAFYMQSVQLPGKSQTLAVKRKAESEEEKEESASVTALLPARSSPVTDSPKNMEEKNGFGDKSDPAAAATPNTTSSEGASVTPTSAPTPNLAMVSRQMGDSKPPQAIVKPQILTHIIEGFVIQEGAEPFPVGSQLLKESEKPLQGGAPSGQSENLSSNSPGGDSASMELDKKANLLKCEYCGKYAPATQFRGSKRFCSMTCAKRYNVSCSHQFRLQRKKMKEFQEANYARVRRRGSRRSSSEIARTKIQGKRHRGQEDSSRGSDNSSYDEALSPTSPGPLSVRASHGERDLANSSMAPPTPDLHGINPVFLSSNPSRWSVEEVYEFIASLQGCQEIAEEFRSQEIDGQALLLLKEEHLMSAMNIKLGPALKICAKINVLKET, from the exons ATGGAGACTGAAAGTGAGCAGAACTCCGGCTCCAGCAGCGGCAGCTCCAGTTCTGGAGGAAGCACCCGTCCTCAGATATCACAGATGTCTCTGTATGAGCGACAGGCTGTGCAG GCTCTTCAAGCACTCCAGAGACAGCCCAATGCCGCTCAGTACTTTCATCAGTTtatgctccagcagcagcttaaCAGTGCCCAGCTTCACAGCTTGGCTGCTGTCCAGCAG GCTACAATTGCAGCCAGCAGACAAGCCAGCTCCCCCAACACCAGCACCCCACAACAGACTACCACCACCCAGGCCTCT atcAACCTAGCCACCACATCAGCTGCTCAGCTGATTAGTCGCTCACAGAGTGTGAGTTCCCCCAGTGCCACAACTCTGACGCAGTCTGTGCTCCTTGGGAATACCACCTCACCACCTCTCAACCAGTCACAGGCCCAGATGTACCTCCGG CCACAGCTGGGGAACCTGTTGCAGGTAAACCGGACCTTGGGCCGCAATGTGCCTCTTGCCTCCCAACTCATCCTGATGCCTAATGGGGCCGTGGCTGCTGTCCAGCAGGAGGTACCACCCACCCAGTCTCCTGGGGTCCATGCAGACACAGACCAG GTGCAGAACTTGGCTGTGAGGAGCCAGCAGACCTCATCCACTAATGCCCAGCTCCAAAGCTCTGCTCAGAAGGCAGCTCTACCAGGAAACTCCCAGGCTTCGTGCCTGCCACAGGCCACAAGTACAGGCCAGACCttggcagcagctcaggtgtCTTCTAGCAGCACAGGCCAGTCCCTCAACTTGAGTcagggggcagcaggcagcaatgGTGTCTCTGGGGGTGTGGTGGCAAGCAGTGGGAGCCAGACCTCAACAGGACTGAGCCAGACAGCCTCGGCAGGTGCCGCTGGCAGTTGCCAAAGGAAAGGCACAGGGGTGGTGCAACCACTACCAGTAGCAGCTGCCCAGGCAGTGACTATCAGCCAGGGAAGCCAAACGGAGACAGAGAATGCAGCCACAAAGAAGGGTGAAACGGACAGTGGCGGACAGCAGACAGTGGGCATGAACCTGACGCGGACAGCTACACCAGCACCCAGCCAAACGCTGATCAGCTCAG CCACGTATACACAGATTCAGCCACACTCATtgatccagcagcagcagcagattcaCCTGCAGAAGCAGGTGGTGATTCAGCAGCAGATTGCCATTCATCACCAGCAGCAGTTCCAGCACCGCCAGTCCCAGCTCCTCCACACAGCCACCCATCTCcagctgtcccagcagcagcaacagcagcagtcaCCATCTCTGAcccaacagcagcaacaagctCAACCTCCACAGCAGCAGGCGCCACCTCAAAACCAGCAGCAGGCTCAGACCCTTGTGGTGCAACCGATGTTGCAGTCCCAGGCACAGCCTGTTCAGCTCCAGCAGGACAGTTCTTGCCAGCCAGCCACCAAATCACCTGTTCCAATCCAGTCAAAATCTATGGTCACTCCCATCAAACCACCTCAGCTGGGGCCTGCCAAAATGTCAGCAGCGCAGCAGCCTCCGCCACACATTCCTGTGCAGGTGGTGGGTACTCGGCAGCAGGGCTCAGGCCAAGCCCAGGCGCTGGGTTTAGCTCAGATTGCTGCAGCAGTGACGACTTCCCGGGGAATGCCAGCTGTGGTCCAGCCCGTTTCCCAAGGCCATGCTGCTTCCCCATCCTCTTCAGCTCCACCATCCTCACAGGAAGCTCCCCCTCTCACCACAGGGGTGAATTTGGCACAAGTTCAAGGCACAACCCACATGGTGAAGAGCCCAGCCTCCTCTCCAGTTGTGGCTCAGATGCCAGCAGCGTTCTACATGCAGTCTGTCCAGCTGCCA GGCAAGTCTCAGACCTTAGCAGTAAAACGCAAGGCAGAgtcagaggaggagaaggaggaatcAGCCAGTGTCACtgcactgctgcctgccaggtcTTCTCCTGTGACAGACAGCCCCAAAAACATGGAGGAGAAGAATGGCTTTGGAG ATAAATCCGATCCTGCTGCCGCTGCGACCCCAAATACCACCTCCAGTGAAGGAGCATCAGTCACCCCCACCTCTGCACCCACCCCAAACCTAGCAATGGTGTCACGTCAGATGGGAGACTCCAAACCGCCACAAGCCATTGTTAAGCCCCAGATCCTCACACACATCATTGAGGGCTTTGTCATCCAGGAAGGAGCGGAACCCTTTCCA GTGGGTTCTCAGCTGCTGAAAGAATCTGAGAAACCACTGCAGGGAGGGGCTCCTTCTGGCCAGAGTGAAAACCTGTCCAGCAATTCTCCAGGAGGGGACAGTGCTTCTATGG AGCTTGATAAGAaggcaaacttgctgaagtgTGAATACTGTGGGAAGTATGCCCCAGCCACCCAGTTCCGTGGCTCCAAGAGGTTTTGTTCCATGACCTGTGCTAAAAG GTACAATGTCAGCTGCAGCCATCAGTTTCGGttgcagagaaagaagatgaaagaattCCAGGAAGCCAACTATGCTCGTGTGCGCCGACGGGGATCGCGGCGTAGCAGCTCTGAAATTGCTCGAACAAAGATCCAGGGCAAGCGTCACAGG GGTCAAGAGGACTCAAGTCGAGGTTCTGATAACTCCAGCTATGATGAGGCTCTGTCCCCTACGTCTCCAGGACCCCTGTCAGTACGGGCCAGCCACGGAGAGAGGGACCTGGCAAACTCTAGCATGGCCCCACCTACCCCAGATCTACACGGCATCAACCCAGTCTTCCTGTCCAGCAATCCCAGTCGCTGGAGTGTGGAGGAGGTGTACGAGTTCATTGCATCATTGCAAG GGTGCCAGGAGATTGCTGAGGAGTTTCGATCACAGGAAATAGATGGCCAGGCCCTGTTGCTTTTGAAGGAGGAACACCTCATGAGTGCCATGAACATCAAGCTGGGACCAGCTCTCAAGATTTGTGCCAAGATCAATGTCCTCAAGGAGACCTAA
- the PHC1 gene encoding polyhomeotic-like protein 1 isoform X2: protein METESEQNSGSSSGSSSSGGSTRPQISQMSLYERQAVQALQALQRQPNAAQYFHQFMLQQQLNSAQLHSLAAVQQATIAASRQASSPNTSTPQQTTTTQASINLATTSAAQLISRSQSVSSPSATTLTQSVLLGNTTSPPLNQSQAQMYLRVNRTLGRNVPLASQLILMPNGAVAAVQQEVPPTQSPGVHADTDQVQNLAVRSQQTSSTNAQLQSSAQKAALPGNSQASCLPQATSTGQTLAAAQVSSSSTGQSLNLSQGAAGSNGVSGGVVASSGSQTSTGLSQTASAGAAGSCQRKGTGVVQPLPVAAAQAVTISQGSQTETENAATKKGETDSGGQQTVGMNLTRTATPAPSQTLISSATYTQIQPHSLIQQQQQIHLQKQVVIQQQIAIHHQQQFQHRQSQLLHTATHLQLSQQQQQQQSPSLTQQQQQAQPPQQQAPPQNQQQAQTLVVQPMLQSQAQPVQLQQDSSCQPATKSPVPIQSKSMVTPIKPPQLGPAKMSAAQQPPPHIPVQVVGTRQQGSGQAQALGLAQIAAAVTTSRGMPAVVQPVSQGHAASPSSSAPPSSQEAPPLTTGVNLAQVQGTTHMVKSPASSPVVAQMPAAFYMQSVQLPGKSQTLAVKRKAESEEEKEESASVTALLPARSSPVTDSPKNMEEKNGFGDKSDPAAAATPNTTSSEGASVTPTSAPTPNLAMVSRQMGDSKPPQAIVKPQILTHIIEGFVIQEGAEPFPVGSQLLKESEKPLQGGAPSGQSENLSSNSPGGDSASMELDKKANLLKCEYCGKYAPATQFRGSKRFCSMTCAKRYNVSCSHQFRLQRKKMKEFQEANYARVRRRGSRRSSSEIARTKIQGKRHRGQEDSSRGSDNSSYDEALSPTSPGPLSVRASHGERDLANSSMAPPTPDLHGINPVFLSSNPSRWSVEEVYEFIASLQGCQEIAEEFRSQEIDGQALLLLKEEHLMSAMNIKLGPALKICAKINVLKET from the exons ATGGAGACTGAAAGTGAGCAGAACTCCGGCTCCAGCAGCGGCAGCTCCAGTTCTGGAGGAAGCACCCGTCCTCAGATATCACAGATGTCTCTGTATGAGCGACAGGCTGTGCAG GCTCTTCAAGCACTCCAGAGACAGCCCAATGCCGCTCAGTACTTTCATCAGTTtatgctccagcagcagcttaaCAGTGCCCAGCTTCACAGCTTGGCTGCTGTCCAGCAG GCTACAATTGCAGCCAGCAGACAAGCCAGCTCCCCCAACACCAGCACCCCACAACAGACTACCACCACCCAGGCCTCT atcAACCTAGCCACCACATCAGCTGCTCAGCTGATTAGTCGCTCACAGAGTGTGAGTTCCCCCAGTGCCACAACTCTGACGCAGTCTGTGCTCCTTGGGAATACCACCTCACCACCTCTCAACCAGTCACAGGCCCAGATGTACCTCCGG GTAAACCGGACCTTGGGCCGCAATGTGCCTCTTGCCTCCCAACTCATCCTGATGCCTAATGGGGCCGTGGCTGCTGTCCAGCAGGAGGTACCACCCACCCAGTCTCCTGGGGTCCATGCAGACACAGACCAG GTGCAGAACTTGGCTGTGAGGAGCCAGCAGACCTCATCCACTAATGCCCAGCTCCAAAGCTCTGCTCAGAAGGCAGCTCTACCAGGAAACTCCCAGGCTTCGTGCCTGCCACAGGCCACAAGTACAGGCCAGACCttggcagcagctcaggtgtCTTCTAGCAGCACAGGCCAGTCCCTCAACTTGAGTcagggggcagcaggcagcaatgGTGTCTCTGGGGGTGTGGTGGCAAGCAGTGGGAGCCAGACCTCAACAGGACTGAGCCAGACAGCCTCGGCAGGTGCCGCTGGCAGTTGCCAAAGGAAAGGCACAGGGGTGGTGCAACCACTACCAGTAGCAGCTGCCCAGGCAGTGACTATCAGCCAGGGAAGCCAAACGGAGACAGAGAATGCAGCCACAAAGAAGGGTGAAACGGACAGTGGCGGACAGCAGACAGTGGGCATGAACCTGACGCGGACAGCTACACCAGCACCCAGCCAAACGCTGATCAGCTCAG CCACGTATACACAGATTCAGCCACACTCATtgatccagcagcagcagcagattcaCCTGCAGAAGCAGGTGGTGATTCAGCAGCAGATTGCCATTCATCACCAGCAGCAGTTCCAGCACCGCCAGTCCCAGCTCCTCCACACAGCCACCCATCTCcagctgtcccagcagcagcaacagcagcagtcaCCATCTCTGAcccaacagcagcaacaagctCAACCTCCACAGCAGCAGGCGCCACCTCAAAACCAGCAGCAGGCTCAGACCCTTGTGGTGCAACCGATGTTGCAGTCCCAGGCACAGCCTGTTCAGCTCCAGCAGGACAGTTCTTGCCAGCCAGCCACCAAATCACCTGTTCCAATCCAGTCAAAATCTATGGTCACTCCCATCAAACCACCTCAGCTGGGGCCTGCCAAAATGTCAGCAGCGCAGCAGCCTCCGCCACACATTCCTGTGCAGGTGGTGGGTACTCGGCAGCAGGGCTCAGGCCAAGCCCAGGCGCTGGGTTTAGCTCAGATTGCTGCAGCAGTGACGACTTCCCGGGGAATGCCAGCTGTGGTCCAGCCCGTTTCCCAAGGCCATGCTGCTTCCCCATCCTCTTCAGCTCCACCATCCTCACAGGAAGCTCCCCCTCTCACCACAGGGGTGAATTTGGCACAAGTTCAAGGCACAACCCACATGGTGAAGAGCCCAGCCTCCTCTCCAGTTGTGGCTCAGATGCCAGCAGCGTTCTACATGCAGTCTGTCCAGCTGCCA GGCAAGTCTCAGACCTTAGCAGTAAAACGCAAGGCAGAgtcagaggaggagaaggaggaatcAGCCAGTGTCACtgcactgctgcctgccaggtcTTCTCCTGTGACAGACAGCCCCAAAAACATGGAGGAGAAGAATGGCTTTGGAG ATAAATCCGATCCTGCTGCCGCTGCGACCCCAAATACCACCTCCAGTGAAGGAGCATCAGTCACCCCCACCTCTGCACCCACCCCAAACCTAGCAATGGTGTCACGTCAGATGGGAGACTCCAAACCGCCACAAGCCATTGTTAAGCCCCAGATCCTCACACACATCATTGAGGGCTTTGTCATCCAGGAAGGAGCGGAACCCTTTCCA GTGGGTTCTCAGCTGCTGAAAGAATCTGAGAAACCACTGCAGGGAGGGGCTCCTTCTGGCCAGAGTGAAAACCTGTCCAGCAATTCTCCAGGAGGGGACAGTGCTTCTATGG AGCTTGATAAGAaggcaaacttgctgaagtgTGAATACTGTGGGAAGTATGCCCCAGCCACCCAGTTCCGTGGCTCCAAGAGGTTTTGTTCCATGACCTGTGCTAAAAG GTACAATGTCAGCTGCAGCCATCAGTTTCGGttgcagagaaagaagatgaaagaattCCAGGAAGCCAACTATGCTCGTGTGCGCCGACGGGGATCGCGGCGTAGCAGCTCTGAAATTGCTCGAACAAAGATCCAGGGCAAGCGTCACAGG GGTCAAGAGGACTCAAGTCGAGGTTCTGATAACTCCAGCTATGATGAGGCTCTGTCCCCTACGTCTCCAGGACCCCTGTCAGTACGGGCCAGCCACGGAGAGAGGGACCTGGCAAACTCTAGCATGGCCCCACCTACCCCAGATCTACACGGCATCAACCCAGTCTTCCTGTCCAGCAATCCCAGTCGCTGGAGTGTGGAGGAGGTGTACGAGTTCATTGCATCATTGCAAG GGTGCCAGGAGATTGCTGAGGAGTTTCGATCACAGGAAATAGATGGCCAGGCCCTGTTGCTTTTGAAGGAGGAACACCTCATGAGTGCCATGAACATCAAGCTGGGACCAGCTCTCAAGATTTGTGCCAAGATCAATGTCCTCAAGGAGACCTAA
- the M6PR gene encoding cation-dependent mannose-6-phosphate receptor — protein MSSPCHTSAVLVVFMALAVGVGTEPLKEQSCDVVGDESSESQMEKALLKKLEPLSQMRFNATVEISETENYTYQFRVCRQVNDSSHDFAGLIQRDRKTGKTTVVGRINETQVFNGSDWIMLIYKGGDSYGTHCSGEKRRAVIMISCKRGVMASSFSIVSEEREKEQDCFYLFEMDSSVACPAEDSHLSVGSILLITFASVIAVYIVGGFLFQRLVVGAKGMEQFPHFAFWQDLGNLVADGCDFVCRSKPRNAPAAYRGVGDDQLGEESEERDDHLLPM, from the exons ATGTCCTCGCCCTGCCATacctctgctgtgctggtggtCTTCATGGCACTTGCTGTTGGTGTGGGGACTGAGCCATTGAAAGAGCAGAGCTGCGATGTGGTCGGTGATGAGAGCAGCGAGTCACAAATGGAAAAAGCCCTGCTGAAGAAACTGGAACCCCTGAGCCAAATGAG gtTTAATGCGACCGTGGAGATAAGCGAAACAGAAAACTACACCTACCAGTTCAGGGTGTGCAGGCAGGTCAACGACAGCTCACATGATTTTGCTGGCCTAATACAAAGGGATAGAAAGACCGGAAAGACTACGGTGGTAGGAAGAATCAATGAAACCCAGGTCTTCAATGGAA GTGACTGGATCATGCTGATTTATAAGGGGGGTGATTCATATGGTACGCACTGCAGTGGTGAGAAGAGAAGAGCTGTGATAATGATTTCTTGCAAGCGGGGAGTTATGGCG AGCTCATTCAGCATTGTGTCGGAGGAGCGTGAAAAGGAGCAGGACTGTTTCTACCTCTTTGAGATGGACAGCAGTGTGGCTTGTCCAGCTGAGGATTCCCACCTCAGCGTTGGCTCCATTCTACTAATCAC ATTTGCCTCGGTAATTGCAGTCTACATTGTCGGTGGGTTCCTCTTCCAGCGCCTTGTAGTGGGAGCCAAGGGCATGGAGCAGTTTCCTCACTTTGCCTTCTGGCAAGATCTGGGCAATTTGGTGGCG GACGGCTGTGACTTTGTCTGTCGATCTAAGCCCCGAAACGCGCCGGCTGCGTACCGTGGTGTGGGCGATGACCAGCTGGGTGAGGAGTCCGAGGAACGGGATGACCACTTGCTGCCCATGTGA
- the PHC1 gene encoding polyhomeotic-like protein 1 isoform X3, giving the protein METESEQNSGSSSGSSSSGGSTRPQISQMSLYERQAVQALQALQRQPNAAQYFHQFMLQQQLNSAQLHSLAAVQQATIAASRQASSPNTSTPQQTTTTQASINLATTSAAQLISRSQSVSSPSATTLTQSVLLGNTTSPPLNQSQAQMYLRVQNLAVRSQQTSSTNAQLQSSAQKAALPGNSQASCLPQATSTGQTLAAAQVSSSSTGQSLNLSQGAAGSNGVSGGVVASSGSQTSTGLSQTASAGAAGSCQRKGTGVVQPLPVAAAQAVTISQGSQTETENAATKKGETDSGGQQTVGMNLTRTATPAPSQTLISSATYTQIQPHSLIQQQQQIHLQKQVVIQQQIAIHHQQQFQHRQSQLLHTATHLQLSQQQQQQQSPSLTQQQQQAQPPQQQAPPQNQQQAQTLVVQPMLQSQAQPVQLQQDSSCQPATKSPVPIQSKSMVTPIKPPQLGPAKMSAAQQPPPHIPVQVVGTRQQGSGQAQALGLAQIAAAVTTSRGMPAVVQPVSQGHAASPSSSAPPSSQEAPPLTTGVNLAQVQGTTHMVKSPASSPVVAQMPAAFYMQSVQLPGKSQTLAVKRKAESEEEKEESASVTALLPARSSPVTDSPKNMEEKNGFGDKSDPAAAATPNTTSSEGASVTPTSAPTPNLAMVSRQMGDSKPPQAIVKPQILTHIIEGFVIQEGAEPFPVGSQLLKESEKPLQGGAPSGQSENLSSNSPGGDSASMELDKKANLLKCEYCGKYAPATQFRGSKRFCSMTCAKRYNVSCSHQFRLQRKKMKEFQEANYARVRRRGSRRSSSEIARTKIQGKRHRGQEDSSRGSDNSSYDEALSPTSPGPLSVRASHGERDLANSSMAPPTPDLHGINPVFLSSNPSRWSVEEVYEFIASLQGCQEIAEEFRSQEIDGQALLLLKEEHLMSAMNIKLGPALKICAKINVLKET; this is encoded by the exons ATGGAGACTGAAAGTGAGCAGAACTCCGGCTCCAGCAGCGGCAGCTCCAGTTCTGGAGGAAGCACCCGTCCTCAGATATCACAGATGTCTCTGTATGAGCGACAGGCTGTGCAG GCTCTTCAAGCACTCCAGAGACAGCCCAATGCCGCTCAGTACTTTCATCAGTTtatgctccagcagcagcttaaCAGTGCCCAGCTTCACAGCTTGGCTGCTGTCCAGCAG GCTACAATTGCAGCCAGCAGACAAGCCAGCTCCCCCAACACCAGCACCCCACAACAGACTACCACCACCCAGGCCTCT atcAACCTAGCCACCACATCAGCTGCTCAGCTGATTAGTCGCTCACAGAGTGTGAGTTCCCCCAGTGCCACAACTCTGACGCAGTCTGTGCTCCTTGGGAATACCACCTCACCACCTCTCAACCAGTCACAGGCCCAGATGTACCTCCGG GTGCAGAACTTGGCTGTGAGGAGCCAGCAGACCTCATCCACTAATGCCCAGCTCCAAAGCTCTGCTCAGAAGGCAGCTCTACCAGGAAACTCCCAGGCTTCGTGCCTGCCACAGGCCACAAGTACAGGCCAGACCttggcagcagctcaggtgtCTTCTAGCAGCACAGGCCAGTCCCTCAACTTGAGTcagggggcagcaggcagcaatgGTGTCTCTGGGGGTGTGGTGGCAAGCAGTGGGAGCCAGACCTCAACAGGACTGAGCCAGACAGCCTCGGCAGGTGCCGCTGGCAGTTGCCAAAGGAAAGGCACAGGGGTGGTGCAACCACTACCAGTAGCAGCTGCCCAGGCAGTGACTATCAGCCAGGGAAGCCAAACGGAGACAGAGAATGCAGCCACAAAGAAGGGTGAAACGGACAGTGGCGGACAGCAGACAGTGGGCATGAACCTGACGCGGACAGCTACACCAGCACCCAGCCAAACGCTGATCAGCTCAG CCACGTATACACAGATTCAGCCACACTCATtgatccagcagcagcagcagattcaCCTGCAGAAGCAGGTGGTGATTCAGCAGCAGATTGCCATTCATCACCAGCAGCAGTTCCAGCACCGCCAGTCCCAGCTCCTCCACACAGCCACCCATCTCcagctgtcccagcagcagcaacagcagcagtcaCCATCTCTGAcccaacagcagcaacaagctCAACCTCCACAGCAGCAGGCGCCACCTCAAAACCAGCAGCAGGCTCAGACCCTTGTGGTGCAACCGATGTTGCAGTCCCAGGCACAGCCTGTTCAGCTCCAGCAGGACAGTTCTTGCCAGCCAGCCACCAAATCACCTGTTCCAATCCAGTCAAAATCTATGGTCACTCCCATCAAACCACCTCAGCTGGGGCCTGCCAAAATGTCAGCAGCGCAGCAGCCTCCGCCACACATTCCTGTGCAGGTGGTGGGTACTCGGCAGCAGGGCTCAGGCCAAGCCCAGGCGCTGGGTTTAGCTCAGATTGCTGCAGCAGTGACGACTTCCCGGGGAATGCCAGCTGTGGTCCAGCCCGTTTCCCAAGGCCATGCTGCTTCCCCATCCTCTTCAGCTCCACCATCCTCACAGGAAGCTCCCCCTCTCACCACAGGGGTGAATTTGGCACAAGTTCAAGGCACAACCCACATGGTGAAGAGCCCAGCCTCCTCTCCAGTTGTGGCTCAGATGCCAGCAGCGTTCTACATGCAGTCTGTCCAGCTGCCA GGCAAGTCTCAGACCTTAGCAGTAAAACGCAAGGCAGAgtcagaggaggagaaggaggaatcAGCCAGTGTCACtgcactgctgcctgccaggtcTTCTCCTGTGACAGACAGCCCCAAAAACATGGAGGAGAAGAATGGCTTTGGAG ATAAATCCGATCCTGCTGCCGCTGCGACCCCAAATACCACCTCCAGTGAAGGAGCATCAGTCACCCCCACCTCTGCACCCACCCCAAACCTAGCAATGGTGTCACGTCAGATGGGAGACTCCAAACCGCCACAAGCCATTGTTAAGCCCCAGATCCTCACACACATCATTGAGGGCTTTGTCATCCAGGAAGGAGCGGAACCCTTTCCA GTGGGTTCTCAGCTGCTGAAAGAATCTGAGAAACCACTGCAGGGAGGGGCTCCTTCTGGCCAGAGTGAAAACCTGTCCAGCAATTCTCCAGGAGGGGACAGTGCTTCTATGG AGCTTGATAAGAaggcaaacttgctgaagtgTGAATACTGTGGGAAGTATGCCCCAGCCACCCAGTTCCGTGGCTCCAAGAGGTTTTGTTCCATGACCTGTGCTAAAAG GTACAATGTCAGCTGCAGCCATCAGTTTCGGttgcagagaaagaagatgaaagaattCCAGGAAGCCAACTATGCTCGTGTGCGCCGACGGGGATCGCGGCGTAGCAGCTCTGAAATTGCTCGAACAAAGATCCAGGGCAAGCGTCACAGG GGTCAAGAGGACTCAAGTCGAGGTTCTGATAACTCCAGCTATGATGAGGCTCTGTCCCCTACGTCTCCAGGACCCCTGTCAGTACGGGCCAGCCACGGAGAGAGGGACCTGGCAAACTCTAGCATGGCCCCACCTACCCCAGATCTACACGGCATCAACCCAGTCTTCCTGTCCAGCAATCCCAGTCGCTGGAGTGTGGAGGAGGTGTACGAGTTCATTGCATCATTGCAAG GGTGCCAGGAGATTGCTGAGGAGTTTCGATCACAGGAAATAGATGGCCAGGCCCTGTTGCTTTTGAAGGAGGAACACCTCATGAGTGCCATGAACATCAAGCTGGGACCAGCTCTCAAGATTTGTGCCAAGATCAATGTCCTCAAGGAGACCTAA